The following are encoded in a window of Candidatus Margulisiibacteriota bacterium genomic DNA:
- a CDS encoding SemiSWEET transporter, whose translation MEGNLVLGIIAGALTTISFLPQVIKTYSTRHTKDISLLMYLLFSCGLILWTVYGFRVGSFPVIAANSFTLILAFFIILMKIRHG comes from the coding sequence GTGGAAGGAAATTTAGTTCTTGGGATCATCGCCGGCGCTTTGACCACGATCTCATTTTTGCCCCAGGTGATCAAAACCTATTCAACCAGGCATACCAAGGATATTTCCCTGCTAATGTATCTCCTTTTTTCCTGCGGCCTGATATTGTGGACGGTTTATGGTTTTCGGGTTGGATCGTTCCCGGTCATTGCCGCGAATTCTTTTACGCTGATCCTGGCTTTTTTCATTATCCTCATGAAGATCAGGCATGGTTAG